Proteins encoded together in one Lepisosteus oculatus isolate fLepOcu1 chromosome 2, fLepOcu1.hap2, whole genome shotgun sequence window:
- the lbr gene encoding delta(14)-sterol reductase LBR has protein sequence MPSSKFQSGEMVMGRWPGSSLYYEVKVMNFDAPTELYTVKYKDGTELELKESDIRRISGFRRRGRSNSPSRRRSRSRSPGRPARRSSSRSRDVRKETKIQEVLEVKLSPVAKPVVNSTNNQQEKKEENDTAHNVIEQKVESEMEKNRMEVRYNLRPRREEATTKTAQPEEVEREEKVLLKSQKSIVPKTIELEFGGKIGAFFMVLLLPAVVFSLLLMCNLGDPSVLNFPPALPAIETLWDFEVFGIVVLWFLFQAFLYLLPIGKVVEGLPLSSGKKLKYRINGFYSVILSAAVLGTAVYQQVDLSYIHEHFLQFAVSAMLFSLFLSVYLYVRSRWAPNDDLAPGGNSGNIIYDFFIGHELNPRIKNFDLKYFCELRPGLIGWVVINLAMLVAEMKLHKLDYPSVAMILVNSFQLLYVLDALWHEEAILTTMDIVHDGFGFMLAFGDLVWVPFTYSLQAYYLVKHPNDLSWPLVAVIIILNSFGYLVFRKANSQKNAFRRNPYAPELSHLRTIRTATGKSLLVSGLWGFVRHPNYLGDIIMALAWSLPCGFNHILPYFYIIYFTCLLIHREARDEHQCRKKYGSAWDEYCRQVRYRIFPGIY, from the exons ATGCCGAGCAGCAAGTTTCAGAGTGGGGAGATGGTGATGGGGCGCTGGCCTGGTAGCAGTCTCTATTATGAGGTGAAGGTGATGAATTTTGATGCTCCCACTGAGCTCTACACGGTGAAGTACAAGGATGGCACTGAACTGGAACTGAAGGAATCTGATATTCGG CGGATCTCGGGGTTTCGGCGAAGAGGCCGCTCCAACTCTCCATCCCGGCGGCGCAGTCGCTCCCGTTCCCCTGGCAGGCCTGCACGCCGCTCGTCCTCGCGAAGCAGAGATGTGCGCAAGGAGACCAAGATCCAGGAGGTCCTGGAAGTCAAGCTGTCTCCTGTG GCAAAGCCTGTTGTGAACAGTACCAACAATcagcaagaaaagaaagaggagAATGACACTGCCCATAACGTCAttgag CAAAAGGTTGAGTCTGAAATGGAGAAGAACCGCATGGAGGTACGTTACAACCTGCGACCCCGGAGGGAAGAAGCCACTACCAAAACTGCTCAACCAGAAGaggtggagagagaggagaaagtgCTTTTAAAGTCTCAGAAATCCATAGTGCCTAAGACAATTGAACTGGAATTTGGAGGAAAGATAG GGGCTTTCTTCATGGTGTTACTTCTCCCGGCTGTTGTCTTTTCTCTCCTGCTAATGTGCAACCTGGGTGATCCCAGTGTCCTGAACTTCCCTCCCGCCTTGCCTGCTATTGAAACGCTGTGGGACTTCGAAGTTTTTGGTATCGTAGTGCTCTGGTTCCTCTTTCAGGCATTCCTGTACCTTTTGCCGATTGGGAAG gttGTCGAGGGATTGCCTCTCAGCAGtggaaaaaagttaaaatacagaataaatG GGTTTTATTCAGTCATCCTTAGCGCAGCAGTGCTAGGAACAGCTGTATATCAACAGGTGGACTTGAGCTACATTCACGAGCATTTTCTTCAGTTTGCAGTCTCTGCAAtgctcttttctcttttcctgAGTGTTTACCTCTATGTACGCTCACGCTGGGCACCTAATGATGATCTTGCACCTGGTGGAAATTCTG GTAACAtaatttatgattttttcattGGGCATGAACTTAATCCACGAATTAAAAACTTTGATCTCAAATACTTCTGTGAGCTGCGTCCAGGTTTAATTGGTTGG GTTGTGATTAACTTGGCAATGCTGGTTGCCGAAATGAAACTTCACAAGTTGGATTATCCATCTGTGGCTATGATACTGGTTAATAGCTTCCAACTTTTATATGTTTTGGATGCTCTTTGGCATGAG GAAGCTATTTTAACCACAATGGACATCGTTCATGATGGCTTTGGATTCATGCTGGCTTTTGGAGATTTGGTTTGGGTGCCATTTACATACAGCTTGCAGGCATATTACTTGGTGAAGCATCCTAATGACCTGTCTTGGCCACTGGTAGCAGTTATCATTATCCTTAACT CATTTGGGTACCTTGTGTTCCGTAAAGCCAACTCCCAGAAGAATGCATTCAGAAGAAATCCTTATGCTCCAGAATTGTCAC ATCTGCGCACCATTCGAACGGCAACAGGAAAGAGTCTGTTAGTCTCTGGTTTATGGGGTTTTGTCCGTCATCCAAACTACCTTGGTGACATTATCATGGCACTGGCTTGGTCTCTACCATGTG